A genomic window from Pecten maximus chromosome 4, xPecMax1.1, whole genome shotgun sequence includes:
- the LOC117325120 gene encoding 39S ribosomal protein L55, mitochondrial-like isoform X2: protein MATLARFGESLCKVCQGHLIRQYQTISSRTSLTRYRRRIYVRQYPTTVIYPDGSTITVRYKEPRKIITLPVDLQELSEEEANAVIRRRTPRKKITVVEEFEDDFDSNKYKHIWKKKSVKS from the exons ATGGCGACTCTTGCAAG attcggAGAGTCGCTGTGCAAAGTCTGTCAAGGACACTTGATACGTCAATATCAAACGATATCCAGTAGGACATCACTGACACGGTACCGCAGAAGAATTTACGTCCGTCAGTATCCCACAACTGTAATCTATCCAGATGGCTCGACAATTACAGTGAGATACAAGGAACCCAGAAAAATCATTACG TTGCCTGTTGATCTCCAGGAGTTATCCGAAGAAGAAGCTAATGCAGTAATTCGCAGAAGAACCCCACGGAAAAAGATAACTGTGGTAGAAGAATTTGAAGATGACTTTGACTCTAATAAATACAAGCATATATGGAAAAAGAAGTCTGTGAAAAGTTAA
- the LOC117325120 gene encoding 39S ribosomal protein L55, mitochondrial-like isoform X1, producing MAKKDERRFEHRFGESLCKVCQGHLIRQYQTISSRTSLTRYRRRIYVRQYPTTVIYPDGSTITVRYKEPRKIITLPVDLQELSEEEANAVIRRRTPRKKITVVEEFEDDFDSNKYKHIWKKKSVKS from the exons ATGGCTAAAAAGGATGAAAGGCGTTTTGAGCACAG attcggAGAGTCGCTGTGCAAAGTCTGTCAAGGACACTTGATACGTCAATATCAAACGATATCCAGTAGGACATCACTGACACGGTACCGCAGAAGAATTTACGTCCGTCAGTATCCCACAACTGTAATCTATCCAGATGGCTCGACAATTACAGTGAGATACAAGGAACCCAGAAAAATCATTACG TTGCCTGTTGATCTCCAGGAGTTATCCGAAGAAGAAGCTAATGCAGTAATTCGCAGAAGAACCCCACGGAAAAAGATAACTGTGGTAGAAGAATTTGAAGATGACTTTGACTCTAATAAATACAAGCATATATGGAAAAAGAAGTCTGTGAAAAGTTAA